The Calditrichota bacterium genome includes a region encoding these proteins:
- a CDS encoding proline--tRNA ligase, protein MAKGITPRHEDYARWYTDVIAAAELADYAPVKGCMVIRPNGYAIWEKIQSTLDRMFKETGHVNAYFPLFIPESYLRREAEHVEGFAPECAVVTHGGGKKLEEPLVVRPTSETIIWAMYRNWIHSHRDLPLLINQWANVVRWEMRTRLFLRTTEFLWQEGHTAHATEQEAEHEALLILDLYRRFAEEYMAMPVFVGVKTEKEKFAGAVRTYCIEAMMQDRRALQAGTSHNLGQNFAKAFDVTYQDEQGKQQYVWATSWGVSTRLIGALIMCHSDDNGLVLPPRLASLQAVVVPIWTGDTERDAVLAYVRQLTASWTGRLSFKIDDRDNYRPGWKFNEWEQRGVPIRIEVGPRDMAQQQVVLVRRDTRQKTVVPASALPGAVTEELESMQKDLLARARDFRDRYTQKVDDYPTLTRLIEEPGGFFWVDWCGERACEDRLQEETKATIRLIPFERVLERGPCILCGQPSQHRVLVAKAY, encoded by the coding sequence ATGGCCAAGGGAATCACCCCGCGACACGAGGACTATGCACGCTGGTACACCGACGTCATTGCCGCTGCAGAACTTGCCGACTATGCACCGGTCAAGGGCTGCATGGTCATTCGCCCTAACGGTTACGCCATCTGGGAAAAGATCCAGAGCACCTTAGATCGCATGTTCAAAGAGACCGGTCATGTGAATGCCTACTTTCCGCTGTTCATTCCGGAGAGCTACTTGCGGCGAGAGGCGGAGCATGTGGAGGGCTTTGCCCCAGAGTGCGCGGTGGTGACCCATGGCGGGGGCAAGAAATTGGAGGAGCCTTTGGTGGTGCGGCCCACCTCGGAGACCATCATCTGGGCCATGTACCGCAACTGGATCCATTCGCACCGCGACCTGCCGCTCCTCATCAACCAGTGGGCAAACGTCGTCCGCTGGGAGATGCGCACGCGCCTGTTCTTGCGCACCACCGAGTTCCTTTGGCAGGAGGGGCACACCGCCCATGCTACTGAACAGGAGGCCGAGCACGAAGCGCTGCTCATCCTTGACCTCTACCGCCGCTTCGCGGAGGAGTATATGGCCATGCCGGTCTTCGTCGGGGTGAAGACGGAGAAAGAAAAGTTCGCCGGTGCCGTGCGCACCTACTGCATCGAGGCCATGATGCAGGACAGGCGCGCGCTGCAGGCAGGGACCTCGCACAACCTGGGACAGAATTTCGCCAAGGCCTTTGATGTTACCTACCAGGACGAGCAGGGGAAGCAACAGTACGTCTGGGCCACGAGCTGGGGTGTGTCCACCCGTCTCATCGGCGCACTGATCATGTGCCACAGCGACGACAACGGGCTTGTCCTGCCGCCGCGCTTAGCAAGCCTCCAGGCGGTGGTGGTGCCCATCTGGACAGGCGACACGGAGCGCGACGCGGTGCTGGCCTACGTGCGCCAGCTGACCGCCTCGTGGACTGGACGCTTGAGCTTCAAGATCGACGACCGCGACAACTATCGGCCAGGCTGGAAGTTCAACGAGTGGGAACAGCGTGGCGTGCCTATCCGCATCGAGGTGGGGCCGCGCGACATGGCCCAGCAGCAGGTCGTCCTCGTGCGACGCGATACGCGCCAGAAGACTGTCGTGCCTGCCAGTGCCTTGCCCGGCGCAGTGACAGAAGAGTTGGAATCGATGCAAAAGGACTTGTTAGCCCGGGCGCGGGACTTTCGCGACCGCTACACGCAGAAGGTCGACGATTACCCGACTCTTACCCGCCTCATCGAAGAACCAGGCGGCTTTTTCTGGGTGGACTGGTGCGGCGAGCGCGCCTGCGAGGACCGCTTGCAGGAGGAGACCAAGGCCACCATCCGCCTCATTCCATTCGAGCGCGTGCTCGAGCGCGGACCGTGCATACTCTGCGGGCAGCCTTCTCAGCACCGCGTGCTCGTGGCAAAGGCCTACTGA
- a CDS encoding sodium:alanine symporter family protein, with the protein MLVLLVGTGIFLTIRLRGLQFHGLLHSLYLALVKRKEENATEGDISHFQALMTALAATVGTGNIAGVATAIASGGPGALFWMWITGLFGMATKYAEAVLAVKYREVDEFGTMSGGPMYYLSKGLGAKWLGVIFAVFASVSAFGIGNIVQSNSVAEAVRTSFPVVPTWAVGTVMAVATALVLLGGIKSIGRVASLLVPVMIVFYMLGATVVVILNYRGIPSVFSLVMKGAFTGTAMFGGFLGASVREAIRWGVARGVFSNESGLGSAPIAAAAAQTRNPVTQALVSMTQTFIDTIVVCSFTGFVIISTGLWTSGKTGAELTTLAFNHGLPGNSGGMIVAIGLILFAYSTIIGWSYYGEKSLEYLLGPASVRPYRALFCVMVFVGSVISKLELVWSFADVMNGLMALPNLVGLLGLSGVVVAETKKYYWSERARAH; encoded by the coding sequence ATGCTGGTCTTGTTGGTCGGCACCGGCATCTTCCTGACCATCCGGCTGCGCGGGCTGCAGTTTCATGGCCTGCTCCATTCGCTCTACCTGGCCCTGGTCAAACGCAAGGAGGAGAATGCCACCGAGGGGGACATTTCGCATTTCCAGGCACTGATGACCGCGTTGGCCGCCACCGTGGGCACCGGGAACATCGCCGGCGTGGCCACCGCCATTGCCTCCGGAGGGCCAGGCGCCTTGTTCTGGATGTGGATCACCGGTCTCTTCGGCATGGCCACCAAGTACGCCGAAGCAGTGCTTGCCGTCAAATACCGCGAGGTGGATGAGTTCGGAACCATGAGCGGCGGGCCGATGTACTACCTCAGCAAAGGGCTCGGCGCCAAGTGGTTAGGGGTCATCTTCGCCGTGTTTGCTTCGGTGTCAGCGTTCGGTATTGGCAACATTGTGCAGTCCAACTCGGTGGCCGAGGCGGTGCGCACCTCGTTCCCCGTCGTGCCGACTTGGGCCGTGGGGACCGTTATGGCTGTGGCCACGGCATTGGTCCTCCTCGGGGGCATTAAGAGTATTGGCAGGGTGGCAAGCCTCCTGGTGCCGGTGATGATTGTCTTCTACATGCTCGGCGCCACTGTGGTGGTAATCCTCAACTACCGAGGTATCCCCAGTGTTTTCTCACTGGTGATGAAGGGGGCGTTCACCGGGACGGCGATGTTCGGCGGCTTCCTCGGCGCCTCGGTGCGCGAAGCAATTCGCTGGGGGGTGGCGCGCGGCGTCTTCTCCAACGAGTCCGGCCTGGGCAGTGCTCCCATTGCTGCAGCTGCCGCGCAGACCAGGAATCCGGTCACCCAGGCGCTGGTCTCCATGACGCAGACCTTCATCGACACCATTGTCGTCTGCTCGTTCACGGGCTTTGTCATCATCTCCACCGGCCTGTGGACCAGCGGCAAGACCGGCGCAGAGCTGACTACCCTCGCCTTTAACCATGGCCTGCCCGGGAACAGCGGCGGCATGATTGTGGCCATCGGCCTCATTCTTTTTGCCTACTCCACCATCATCGGCTGGAGCTACTATGGCGAAAAGTCGTTGGAATACCTGTTGGGCCCCGCCTCGGTCAGGCCCTATCGCGCGCTCTTCTGCGTGATGGTCTTCGTGGGGAGCGTCATCAGCAAGTTGGAGCTCGTGTGGTCATTCGCCGACGTCATGAATGGCCTCATGGCTCTGCCCAACCTGGTGGGGCTCCTCGGCCTCTCCGGGGTTGTGGTTGCAGAGACGAAAAAGTACTACTGGAGTGAGCGGGCACGGGCTCACTGA
- the era gene encoding GTPase Era — MPVTQPNTNTQSPHKVGYVALVGRPNVGKSTLVNALLQFKLSIVTPKPQTTRHRILGILSEPGCQVIFLDTPGLIQPRYALQAAMMRAAERAMAEADIVVVLLDVSTPLQEEDFQTLEQVKAHGKSLLIALNKIDLINKANLLPIIDQLAQRFPETEIIPISALQRDGLDDLKAAIVQRLPEGMPLYPEDQLTEHPERFFVAEIIRENIFERYGEEIPYATAVQIEEFKERPGGKDFISARIVVERPSQKAILIGKGGQALKEVGKAARVEIEQFLGRPVFLKLWVAVREKWRSDETLLREYGYQ, encoded by the coding sequence ATACCTGTGACGCAGCCGAACACAAATACGCAGTCACCGCACAAAGTCGGGTATGTGGCGTTGGTGGGCCGCCCTAACGTCGGCAAGTCGACGCTGGTGAACGCACTGCTGCAGTTCAAGCTGTCCATTGTCACACCCAAGCCCCAGACCACGCGTCACCGCATCTTGGGGATTCTGTCGGAGCCCGGATGCCAGGTTATTTTTCTCGACACTCCCGGCTTGATCCAGCCGCGGTACGCGTTGCAGGCGGCGATGATGCGTGCTGCAGAGCGGGCCATGGCCGAAGCGGACATTGTCGTCGTGCTCCTGGACGTCTCCACACCCTTGCAGGAGGAGGATTTCCAAACGCTGGAGCAGGTCAAGGCCCACGGCAAGTCACTGCTCATCGCGCTGAACAAGATCGACTTGATCAACAAGGCCAACCTCTTGCCCATTATCGACCAGCTCGCGCAACGTTTCCCTGAGACGGAGATTATCCCCATCTCTGCACTGCAGCGCGACGGGCTCGATGACCTCAAGGCGGCTATTGTGCAGCGCCTGCCCGAGGGCATGCCCCTCTATCCGGAGGATCAGCTCACTGAGCATCCGGAACGCTTTTTCGTGGCGGAAATCATCCGCGAGAACATTTTCGAGCGCTATGGCGAAGAGATCCCTTATGCCACCGCCGTGCAGATTGAAGAGTTCAAAGAGCGACCTGGGGGGAAGGATTTCATCAGCGCCCGTATCGTGGTAGAGCGCCCTTCGCAGAAAGCAATCCTCATCGGCAAGGGTGGACAGGCCCTCAAGGAGGTCGGGAAAGCGGCGCGCGTCGAGATCGAACAGTTCTTGGGACGGCCCGTTTTCCTCAAACTGTGGGTGGCGGTGCGCGAGAAGTGGCGCTCCGACGAAACGCTGTTGCGCGAGTACGGCTACCAGTAA
- a CDS encoding SpoIID/LytB domain-containing protein yields MGLLAAAAVLWLSCAPHVPPAGVPVPPQEPEVTIRVGIVQGRDRVEFATADPYRIVEAGGKVLIDKGQARSLWEVTVEGGRPAPSVFLLVVQTTKDRAAAERLLADLRAKGVEATVDVLGKVVQVGGRELRDYRTYRVRLKRLFPSRQEAQRWQGNVAGIWTTIVEEPGHTPEGTLSLRNVHTGQRIFSSLPVRIEGSRVAIKDVPVAEGYIHERRENRLFRGAMEFMVDRAGKVTVVNVVSLEDYLRGVVPYEMHGDFPLEALKAQAVAARTMVLYTMGSRHPYDPFDVCADVHCQVYGGVVAETEQSNSAVLATAGEVLTYGGQLCEVVFSSCCGGHTEHNENVWQGTAQPYLRGVLDIEEGARFTGRYDLAKEEVLRRWIEGRPAVFCNVGQSSVPAGFGYAAEAFRWELKVSASQIRRTVLAATGQDPGEVTELVPLQRGVSGRIVRLQVKGRNKTVTLSQELNIRKALAEPPLRSSCIVIDREQTASGEVFFHIRGAGSGHGVGMCQTGAAMMALRHGKDYRQILRHYFTGAEITGLY; encoded by the coding sequence TTGGGGCTCCTTGCCGCCGCGGCAGTGCTGTGGCTGAGCTGTGCCCCGCATGTGCCTCCTGCCGGAGTGCCGGTCCCCCCGCAAGAGCCTGAGGTCACCATCCGCGTCGGCATTGTGCAGGGGCGGGACAGAGTAGAGTTTGCCACAGCCGATCCCTACCGCATCGTTGAAGCTGGGGGCAAGGTTCTCATCGACAAGGGGCAGGCGCGCTCGCTGTGGGAGGTGACGGTGGAAGGCGGCAGGCCAGCGCCCTCGGTCTTTTTGCTGGTCGTGCAGACCACCAAGGACCGGGCTGCCGCCGAGCGGCTCCTGGCAGACCTTCGCGCCAAAGGCGTGGAAGCCACCGTCGACGTGCTGGGCAAGGTGGTGCAGGTGGGCGGCAGAGAGTTGCGCGACTACCGCACCTACCGCGTGCGCCTGAAGCGCCTGTTCCCCTCCAGACAGGAGGCGCAAAGGTGGCAGGGGAACGTGGCCGGCATCTGGACCACCATCGTGGAAGAGCCCGGGCACACACCAGAGGGCACTCTCTCCCTGCGCAACGTGCACACAGGCCAACGCATCTTCTCCTCGCTGCCCGTGCGCATAGAAGGCTCGCGCGTGGCCATCAAAGATGTGCCGGTCGCGGAAGGTTACATCCACGAGCGGCGCGAAAACCGCCTATTTCGCGGTGCGATGGAGTTTATGGTGGACAGGGCCGGCAAAGTCACGGTGGTAAACGTGGTGAGCCTTGAAGACTATTTGCGCGGGGTGGTGCCCTACGAGATGCACGGCGATTTCCCCTTGGAGGCGCTCAAGGCGCAAGCAGTGGCGGCGCGCACCATGGTCCTCTACACCATGGGCAGCCGCCATCCCTATGACCCCTTCGACGTGTGCGCCGACGTTCATTGCCAGGTCTACGGCGGAGTGGTCGCCGAGACTGAGCAGAGCAACTCAGCGGTCCTCGCCACCGCAGGGGAGGTGCTCACCTACGGCGGGCAACTGTGCGAGGTGGTCTTTTCCAGCTGCTGTGGAGGACACACCGAGCACAACGAAAACGTTTGGCAAGGCACCGCTCAGCCATACCTTCGCGGCGTGCTCGACATCGAGGAAGGGGCAAGGTTCACCGGCAGGTACGACTTGGCCAAGGAGGAGGTGCTGCGTCGCTGGATCGAGGGGCGGCCTGCGGTGTTCTGCAACGTTGGTCAGTCATCCGTGCCAGCCGGTTTCGGGTATGCTGCTGAAGCCTTCCGCTGGGAGCTAAAGGTGAGCGCCAGCCAAATCCGCCGCACGGTACTCGCCGCCACTGGCCAGGACCCTGGGGAGGTCACAGAGCTTGTCCCCCTGCAACGCGGTGTCTCTGGCCGCATCGTGCGCCTGCAAGTGAAGGGCAGGAACAAGACCGTCACCCTTTCCCAGGAGCTGAACATCCGCAAGGCGCTGGCCGAGCCCCCACTGCGCAGCTCGTGCATCGTCATCGATCGGGAGCAGACGGCATCCGGGGAGGTTTTTTTCCACATCCGCGGCGCGGGCTCGGGGCACGGAGTGGGCATGTGCCAGACCGGCGCCGCCATGATGGCTCTGCGTCACGGCAAGGACTACCGCCAGATCCTCCGCCACTACTTCACCGGAGCAGAGATCACCGGGCTCTATTGA
- a CDS encoding alkaline phosphatase family protein: MLMIFVDGLGIGRHDPAWNPCSAEGLRFFNNFADRQRPEPVPFGGMVLGLDATLGLPGLPQSATGQTALLTGVNAAQLLGRHLNGFPNGKLREVIAQHSLLKLLAERGRKVAFLNAFRPPFFDYDPFQIIRHLSVTSVCNLYAGLRFFDLDDLRARRCIYQDFSNEALRRRGYELPLFSPEEAGTILGTQAAAYDFCLYEYFQTDRAGHAQETSTAVQLLRDLERFVAATLQSVDLQETLVVLTSDHGNIEDLSVKGHTRNPAMTLIWGRGKEDFASGMSSILDVAPKILELLG; this comes from the coding sequence GTGCTCATGATCTTCGTGGACGGGCTCGGGATCGGCCGCCACGACCCCGCGTGGAATCCCTGCAGCGCTGAGGGTCTGCGCTTCTTCAACAACTTTGCCGATCGTCAGCGCCCGGAGCCCGTGCCGTTCGGCGGCATGGTGCTCGGTCTGGACGCCACCCTGGGTCTGCCTGGCTTGCCGCAGAGTGCCACCGGTCAGACTGCGCTGCTCACGGGCGTCAATGCTGCCCAGCTTCTCGGCCGCCACCTCAACGGCTTTCCCAACGGCAAGCTGCGTGAGGTCATTGCCCAGCACTCCCTGCTCAAGCTCCTGGCCGAGCGTGGCCGCAAGGTAGCCTTCCTCAACGCCTTCCGCCCGCCTTTCTTCGACTATGATCCTTTTCAGATCATCCGCCACCTGTCGGTGACGAGCGTGTGCAATCTGTACGCAGGGCTGCGCTTCTTCGACCTCGACGACCTGCGCGCCCGCCGCTGCATCTACCAGGACTTTAGCAATGAGGCGCTGCGTCGCCGCGGGTACGAGCTCCCCCTGTTCTCGCCCGAAGAAGCAGGAACGATCCTTGGTACGCAGGCTGCTGCCTACGACTTTTGCCTGTACGAGTACTTCCAAACTGACCGGGCTGGCCACGCGCAGGAGACGTCGACGGCAGTGCAACTGCTCCGCGACCTGGAGAGGTTCGTGGCCGCCACGTTGCAGAGCGTTGACTTGCAGGAGACCCTGGTGGTGCTTACCAGCGACCACGGCAACATCGAAGACCTGTCCGTTAAGGGGCACACCCGCAATCCGGCAATGACCCTGATCTGGGGCCGTGGAAAGGAGGATTTCGCCTCGGGCATGAGCTCCATCCTCGACGTCGCCCCGAAGATCCTCGAGCTGCTCGGCTAA
- a CDS encoding bifunctional nuclease family protein encodes MLVSVRVDRVTLDTATSRFVVVLRDDAHNRWLPIVVGSTEAQAIALQLEKVEPPRPLTHDLMKNLLESLDAKVSRVVVTELRENTYYAKIGLQLDGKKREIDARPSDAIALALRMNAPIFVVEEVMKKAAVVDRQEAREREVPLEERLEQLAAELEGAIQEERYEDAARLRDEIRKLKEQQAASK; translated from the coding sequence ATGTTAGTCTCGGTACGAGTTGATCGGGTCACGTTGGACACCGCGACGAGTCGGTTCGTGGTCGTCCTCAGAGACGACGCCCACAATCGCTGGTTGCCAATCGTGGTTGGCTCCACCGAGGCCCAGGCTATCGCCCTCCAGCTGGAGAAGGTAGAGCCTCCCCGTCCGCTGACCCACGATCTCATGAAGAACCTCCTGGAATCCCTCGACGCCAAAGTGTCGAGAGTTGTAGTCACCGAGCTGCGCGAGAACACCTACTACGCGAAGATCGGGCTGCAACTTGACGGCAAGAAGCGGGAGATCGACGCACGCCCCAGTGATGCCATCGCCCTCGCCCTGCGCATGAATGCGCCGATCTTTGTGGTGGAGGAGGTGATGAAGAAAGCGGCCGTGGTTGACCGGCAGGAGGCCAGGGAGCGCGAAGTGCCGCTGGAGGAGCGCTTAGAGCAACTGGCGGCGGAACTGGAGGGCGCAATCCAAGAGGAGCGTTACGAGGACGCGGCGCGCCTGCGCGACGAAATACGCAAGCTCAAAGAACAGCAGGCGGCGTCAAAGTAA
- a CDS encoding M28 family peptidase, with translation MRSTKSRVVRGVEGALVVLLFLCGSAGVSSGQAGAEAIDAPTLMEIVRELCRPELDGRLPGSKGYDKAAAYAAAWFERLGLRPAGDQGYFQYLDVEYNELLSPPRLAILSAGGQVVRECVLGKEFVARGFSGSGKVTAPVVFCGYGLSCPEHGYDDYAGVDVRGKVVLAFKQPPAWQPPGANWGERALPRPKAEAARRRGARALLLVSCPNSQPVQRPIGSVMHGPGEQQDIPQLHIDVALADEMLADAGVNLAALQAVIDSTHMPRSFPLRTKVRVEVRARYAKAKRTMNVVALLPGSDPQVQEECVVIGAHLDHVGRQSPEVYYPGANDNASGSAAVMAIAKAFAQASSRPRRSIVFALFASEEQGMLGADAYASRPPFPLERTVAMLNLDCIGTGDSVAVYGGVDFSELFALVQEQDRLHTRLLSAATGGGGGADAGPFHRRGVPNLYFATTNSYEHLHLPSDRPETLRPELFTAAARLAFLTARVLADGAAIGSHQERAQP, from the coding sequence GTGAGATCCACGAAATCGAGGGTCGTACGGGGTGTTGAAGGGGCGTTGGTGGTCCTGCTGTTCCTGTGCGGCAGCGCAGGCGTGTCCTCAGGGCAGGCCGGTGCGGAGGCGATCGACGCGCCGACGCTGATGGAAATTGTGCGCGAGCTCTGTCGGCCCGAGCTGGACGGCAGATTGCCAGGAAGCAAGGGGTACGACAAAGCAGCCGCTTATGCTGCGGCGTGGTTCGAGCGGCTCGGCTTGCGCCCGGCCGGGGACCAGGGCTACTTCCAGTACCTGGATGTGGAGTACAATGAGTTGCTCAGCCCTCCTCGCTTAGCGATTCTGAGCGCGGGCGGCCAGGTGGTCCGGGAGTGCGTGCTGGGCAAGGAATTTGTGGCGCGCGGCTTTAGCGGCAGCGGCAAGGTCACCGCGCCGGTGGTCTTTTGCGGCTATGGCCTCTCCTGCCCCGAACATGGCTACGACGACTATGCCGGCGTCGATGTGCGCGGCAAGGTGGTGTTGGCCTTCAAGCAGCCGCCGGCGTGGCAACCGCCAGGTGCGAACTGGGGCGAGCGCGCCCTGCCCAGGCCGAAGGCAGAAGCAGCGCGCCGTCGCGGCGCTCGTGCCTTGCTGCTTGTCTCTTGCCCAAATAGCCAGCCGGTGCAGAGGCCCATCGGCAGCGTCATGCATGGACCTGGCGAGCAGCAGGACATCCCACAGCTGCACATCGACGTGGCGCTGGCGGACGAGATGCTGGCGGATGCGGGCGTGAACCTGGCGGCCCTGCAGGCGGTCATCGATTCGACCCACATGCCGCGGTCGTTCCCCTTGCGCACCAAGGTGAGAGTGGAGGTCCGCGCCCGCTACGCCAAGGCAAAGCGCACCATGAACGTGGTCGCCCTGTTGCCTGGCTCTGATCCGCAGGTGCAGGAAGAGTGCGTGGTCATCGGCGCGCACCTCGACCACGTGGGGCGGCAGTCGCCGGAGGTCTACTACCCGGGGGCCAACGACAATGCCTCCGGGAGCGCGGCGGTGATGGCCATCGCCAAGGCCTTTGCGCAAGCGTCTTCTCGGCCTCGCAGGAGCATAGTCTTTGCCCTTTTCGCCAGCGAGGAGCAAGGAATGCTGGGCGCCGATGCCTATGCAAGTCGCCCACCCTTTCCCTTGGAGCGGACCGTTGCCATGCTGAACCTGGATTGCATCGGCACCGGCGACAGCGTGGCGGTCTATGGGGGAGTGGACTTTTCGGAGCTGTTTGCCCTGGTGCAGGAACAGGACCGGTTGCACACGCGGCTCCTCAGCGCAGCTACTGGAGGGGGCGGCGGAGCCGATGCCGGTCCATTCCATCGCCGGGGCGTGCCCAACCTCTACTTTGCCACTACCAACAGCTACGAGCATTTGCACCTTCCCTCTGACAGGCCGGAGACCTTACGGCCAGAGCTCTTTACAGCCGCGGCGCGGCTGGCATTCCTCACCGCCCGCGTCTTAGCAGACGGCGCAGCAATCGGATCTCATCAGGAGAGAGCGCAGCCATGA
- a CDS encoding nuclear transport factor 2 family protein produces MEDLKKTLVDLEKAQAKAFNQGDVKAILAHFDSELVGFSSTRHARLKGLRALRQTIEYYLTQADKVDFKILQPQVQVLGDVAVVSFYWTVTLHKKGKPRVIEGRGTHVYAKRDGQWKVVHEHFSRAHHAYEKK; encoded by the coding sequence ATGGAAGACCTCAAGAAGACGTTGGTGGACCTGGAGAAGGCGCAGGCCAAGGCCTTCAACCAGGGCGACGTGAAGGCCATTTTGGCGCACTTTGACTCGGAACTCGTCGGTTTCTCTTCGACACGCCATGCGCGCCTGAAGGGCCTGCGCGCCCTGCGGCAGACCATCGAGTACTACCTCACGCAGGCGGACAAGGTGGACTTTAAGATCCTCCAGCCGCAGGTGCAGGTGCTCGGCGATGTGGCGGTGGTCAGCTTCTACTGGACCGTGACGCTGCACAAGAAGGGCAAGCCGCGGGTCATCGAGGGACGGGGCACGCACGTGTACGCCAAGCGCGACGGCCAGTGGAAGGTCGTGCATGAGCACTTTTCGCGCGCCCATCACGCCTACGAGAAAAAGTGA
- a CDS encoding glycosyltransferase family 9 protein encodes MASLFDTLHRLLRRPQIHDAQRKAKVLLFRGLRSFFPVSTMSVQEIGHLRRILVVRQHNQLGDMLCATPTFRLLRQAYPHAEITLITSPANYPAVQNSIRLDRVLVFDKIGFAKQPRRYWHFLRTLRSLRPDVAIVLSTVSMSVTSDVLAYLSRARYRLGPAAIDGVPNTTGFLFNVPVTLNWREQPHRHQALRNMDMLGPLGLSSTDLQAELFPTADEQARAAELLARLGAVVKVGIHPGAGKPANRWPAAHFAALANTLAQQFGAHIIVSAGPDDGQVLAELLPALQAPHTLCLNRPLGELAAIIAGLDVMVTNDTGVMHVAGTTRVPLISLFGATDPEQWAPSRPGSYYLQRPRLSDISVEEVVALVSRLLRETQRPGASPRRGRRRKAKRAVAG; translated from the coding sequence ATGGCAAGTCTGTTCGACACATTGCACCGCCTTCTGCGGCGGCCGCAGATTCACGACGCGCAGCGCAAGGCGAAGGTGCTGCTCTTCCGCGGCCTGCGCAGCTTCTTCCCGGTGTCCACCATGAGCGTACAGGAGATCGGCCATCTGCGGCGCATCCTCGTGGTGCGCCAGCACAATCAGCTCGGCGACATGCTGTGCGCCACACCGACTTTTCGCCTCCTGCGCCAGGCTTACCCACACGCGGAAATCACCCTCATCACCAGTCCGGCCAACTACCCGGCGGTGCAGAACAGCATCCGCCTGGACCGCGTGCTGGTGTTCGACAAGATCGGCTTTGCCAAGCAGCCCCGTCGCTACTGGCACTTTTTGCGCACGCTGCGTTCCCTGCGGCCAGACGTGGCCATTGTCCTGTCCACGGTCTCCATGTCGGTGACCTCGGACGTGCTCGCCTATTTGTCGCGCGCCCGCTATCGTCTCGGTCCGGCTGCGATCGACGGGGTGCCCAACACCACGGGCTTTCTCTTCAACGTGCCGGTCACGCTCAATTGGCGCGAGCAGCCGCATCGCCACCAGGCTTTGCGCAACATGGACATGCTCGGCCCCCTGGGCCTGAGCAGCACCGACCTGCAGGCGGAGCTCTTCCCCACCGCGGATGAGCAAGCGCGGGCGGCAGAGCTCCTGGCGCGCTTGGGCGCAGTGGTCAAGGTAGGAATTCACCCTGGGGCGGGCAAGCCGGCAAACCGCTGGCCGGCAGCTCATTTTGCGGCGTTGGCCAATACCTTGGCGCAGCAGTTCGGTGCCCACATCATCGTCTCCGCCGGCCCAGATGACGGGCAAGTGCTTGCGGAGCTCTTGCCTGCGCTGCAGGCGCCCCACACGTTGTGCCTGAATCGTCCGCTCGGCGAGCTTGCCGCCATCATCGCTGGCCTGGACGTGATGGTCACCAACGACACCGGGGTCATGCACGTGGCCGGCACGACCCGGGTGCCGCTCATCTCGCTGTTTGGCGCCACGGATCCGGAGCAATGGGCTCCCTCGCGGCCCGGAAGCTACTACCTGCAGCGGCCGCGGTTGAGCGACATCAGCGTGGAGGAGGTGGTGGCCCTTGTGAGCAGACTGCTGAGGGAAACCCAACGCCCGGGAGCGTCTCCCAGGCGCGGGCGCAGGCGCAAGGCGAAAAGGGCCGTGGCCGGCTGA